In a single window of the Acinetobacter tibetensis genome:
- a CDS encoding MFS transporter → MDFKMHGKAHHFFSSHAILIITFAQLFGTSLWFSANSAAANLIQEWHITVADIGWLTNAVQAGFILGTFLIAFTGFADRFKASSIFTGAALLGALFNLCFAWLAQGLIDGMIYRFCVGLCLAGIYPIGMKLVVQWAPHRAGAVLALLVAMLTLGTALPHALNGLSANLNWHYVITFSSILALVAALLIFILGDDQPAQVVKKRIVTGNAFQVFKIKKFKASALGYFGHMWELYAFWTILPLFIAHSGVLKALGLSNVPLATFLIMACGAIGCILGGYWSKKYGSDRVAMGALFLSGLCCLIFALAWRYLPAWSLLIVLIVWSASVIADSPQFSAQASVACPPEKLGAALSIQNSIGFAITIVSIAFTTYAFDQIGLDSAWILLLGPVLGILGFYRTMSKTE, encoded by the coding sequence ATGGATTTTAAGATGCACGGTAAAGCCCATCACTTCTTTTCTTCACATGCAATCCTGATTATTACTTTTGCCCAGCTTTTTGGGACATCGTTATGGTTTAGTGCAAATAGTGCAGCAGCCAATTTAATTCAAGAATGGCATATTACAGTTGCAGATATCGGTTGGCTAACCAATGCTGTACAAGCAGGTTTTATTCTTGGAACCTTCTTGATTGCCTTTACGGGTTTTGCAGATCGTTTTAAAGCGAGTTCTATTTTTACGGGTGCAGCACTGTTGGGTGCATTGTTTAATTTGTGTTTTGCATGGTTAGCACAGGGTTTAATCGATGGCATGATCTACCGCTTTTGCGTGGGTCTGTGTTTGGCTGGCATCTACCCCATTGGGATGAAGTTGGTGGTGCAATGGGCACCTCATCGAGCCGGAGCAGTTTTAGCACTTTTGGTTGCCATGCTTACATTGGGTACGGCATTACCCCATGCCCTGAATGGCTTATCAGCCAATTTAAACTGGCATTATGTGATTACTTTCTCATCCATTTTGGCATTAGTTGCTGCATTGCTTATTTTTATATTGGGTGATGACCAACCTGCGCAGGTCGTTAAAAAAAGAATAGTGACTGGAAATGCATTCCAAGTCTTTAAAATCAAAAAATTTAAAGCCTCCGCACTCGGATATTTTGGTCACATGTGGGAGTTATATGCTTTTTGGACCATTTTGCCTCTTTTTATTGCTCATTCAGGTGTTTTAAAAGCCCTCGGCTTATCGAATGTGCCATTGGCGACATTTTTAATTATGGCATGTGGTGCTATAGGCTGTATTTTAGGTGGATATTGGTCAAAGAAGTATGGCAGTGATCGCGTTGCTATGGGGGCTTTATTTCTCTCTGGTCTATGTTGTCTGATTTTTGCATTGGCTTGGCGTTATTTACCTGCGTGGTCATTGCTGATTGTTCTAATTGTATGGAGTGCATCTGTCATTGCAGATTCACCACAATTTTCTGCACAGGCTTCGGTTGCCTGTCCTCCAGAAAAACTGGGTGCAGCACTCTCTATTCAGAATTCTATTGGCTTTGCGATAACCATCGTATCCATTGCATTTACGACCTATGCTTTTGATCAGATAGGTTTAGATTCTGCCTGGATTCTTTTATTGGGTCCTGTTTTGGGTATCTTGGGTTTTTATAGGACAATGTCAAAAACCGAATGA
- a CDS encoding OprD family outer membrane porin yields MKKTSLWMGICLCPIFANMAHAQFIADSQAEITLRNFYFDRDYKKDPYPYTAARDWAQGFIFKGQSGYTDGTLGFGVDILAMAGFNLLGSQADDYARTGLLAVNSDNSRDDYYGKIGVTGKVRLSKNELYVGDLVPQLPTIFSSPARLFPQTYRGVRLVSTEIPKLQLEGFYVDKVRQRDSIRYTDVGIDNINHRFDRAATTDHFYTLGGVYQLSDAYRIRMYHAELQDIYQQQFLGILGKHPISDQYNFLTDVRFFNSNDTGSEKIGAVDNRHLSGLFGLSMQGHTLSIGYMQSFGDTGLPFLSGAESPVVLDFMSSDYSNKDEKVVSLRYDYDFKNVHLGENSLNGLRFMTRYAKGDDIDLLTYGDRRFEEESLEFELGYRIPEGRLKGLGLRTRFSHYRNDMPTNMTFHSTNETRINVDYSFKF; encoded by the coding sequence ATGAAAAAGACATCTTTATGGATGGGGATCTGCTTGTGCCCAATTTTTGCCAACATGGCACATGCGCAGTTCATTGCAGATAGTCAGGCCGAAATTACATTGCGAAATTTCTATTTTGATCGGGATTATAAAAAAGATCCTTATCCTTACACTGCTGCTCGAGATTGGGCTCAGGGTTTTATCTTTAAAGGACAATCGGGTTATACCGATGGAACCTTAGGATTTGGTGTAGATATCCTAGCAATGGCTGGTTTTAATTTATTGGGAAGTCAAGCAGATGATTACGCACGAACGGGCTTATTGGCTGTCAATTCGGACAATTCAAGAGACGATTATTATGGAAAAATTGGTGTAACTGGAAAAGTACGATTGAGTAAAAATGAACTTTATGTGGGAGATCTGGTTCCACAACTTCCGACAATTTTTTCTTCTCCAGCAAGATTATTCCCGCAGACTTATCGTGGTGTGAGATTGGTTTCTACAGAAATTCCTAAGCTGCAATTGGAAGGGTTTTATGTTGATAAAGTCCGCCAACGCGATTCTATTCGCTATACCGATGTGGGTATTGATAACATTAATCATCGTTTTGATCGGGCTGCAACGACTGATCATTTCTATACGCTTGGGGGAGTTTACCAACTCAGTGATGCCTATCGCATCCGTATGTATCATGCTGAATTACAGGACATTTACCAACAGCAATTTCTGGGTATTCTAGGTAAGCATCCTATTTCAGATCAGTATAATTTCTTAACGGATGTTCGCTTTTTTAACAGTAATGATACGGGAAGTGAAAAAATAGGCGCTGTGGATAATCGTCACTTAAGTGGGTTGTTTGGTCTCAGCATGCAGGGGCATACGCTCTCGATTGGCTATATGCAGTCTTTTGGTGATACAGGTCTGCCATTTTTATCGGGTGCGGAAAGCCCAGTTGTGCTTGATTTTATGAGTTCGGATTACTCCAACAAAGATGAAAAAGTGGTTTCTTTACGTTATGACTATGATTTTAAAAATGTTCATCTAGGTGAAAATTCGCTCAATGGTCTGCGTTTTATGACGCGTTATGCCAAAGGGGATGACATTGATTTACTAACATACGGTGACCGACGTTTTGAAGAAGAATCCTTAGAGTTTGAGCTCGGTTATCGCATACCAGAAGGGCGTTTAAAAGGCTTGGGGCTTAGAACGCGTTTTTCTCATTATCGAAATGATATGCCAACCAATATGACCTTCCATTCTACGAATGAAACACGTATTAATGTGGATTATAGTTTTAAATTTTAA
- the astD gene encoding succinylglutamate-semialdehyde dehydrogenase has translation MIQGKQFIQGQWLNGHGAEWIKTNPISNQALWTAQAANQEDVEKATLAARQAFPAWAKCALEQRIEIIERFAALLEQNKTRLAEVISQETSKPLWETLTEVQSMIAKVAISVRAYHERTGASQTVMADGVASLRHRPHGVLAVFGPYNFPGHLPNGHIVPALIAGNTLVFKPSELTPWTAEETVKLWQQAGLPDGVLNLVQGGRQTGEALAASAQIDGLLFTGSANTGYHLHKQMAASPEKILALEMGGNNTLIIDEAVDVGAVVHLAIQSAFVSAGQRCTCARRILVKEGANGDAFVQRFVETAQKLVVGHWNQQPQPFMGGVISSQAADLMLKAQQQLLALGATALLEMTRPNAESSLLTAGILEVTKVEVPDEEYFGPLTTICRYKDFDEALSLANQTRFGLSVGLVSPNRNLFDRLIIEARAGIVNWNKPLTGASSAAPFGGVGASGNHRASAFYAADYCAWPIASLESDTVILPEKLSPGICL, from the coding sequence ATGATTCAGGGCAAACAATTTATACAAGGACAATGGCTGAATGGGCATGGTGCAGAATGGATCAAAACAAATCCAATCAGCAATCAAGCACTCTGGACTGCTCAAGCAGCCAACCAAGAGGATGTCGAAAAAGCCACACTTGCTGCACGTCAAGCCTTTCCTGCATGGGCGAAATGCGCATTAGAACAACGTATCGAGATCATTGAACGTTTTGCAGCATTATTGGAGCAGAATAAAACTCGTCTGGCGGAAGTCATTAGCCAAGAAACCAGTAAACCCCTTTGGGAAACACTGACCGAAGTTCAGTCCATGATTGCTAAAGTGGCAATTTCTGTACGTGCTTACCATGAGCGAACGGGCGCTAGCCAAACTGTCATGGCAGATGGCGTTGCATCATTACGCCATCGTCCGCATGGAGTATTGGCTGTATTTGGACCTTACAATTTTCCAGGTCATTTGCCCAATGGGCATATTGTTCCCGCCTTAATTGCAGGAAATACCCTCGTATTTAAGCCCAGTGAATTAACCCCATGGACTGCTGAAGAAACAGTAAAACTTTGGCAGCAAGCAGGTTTGCCTGATGGTGTTTTAAATCTGGTACAAGGGGGGCGCCAGACAGGTGAAGCACTGGCAGCTTCAGCACAAATTGATGGTTTACTTTTTACAGGTAGCGCCAATACGGGTTATCACTTGCATAAACAAATGGCGGCTAGTCCAGAGAAAATTCTTGCTTTAGAAATGGGAGGCAATAATACACTCATTATTGATGAAGCTGTTGATGTAGGCGCCGTGGTTCATTTGGCGATTCAGTCTGCTTTTGTTTCAGCAGGGCAACGCTGTACGTGTGCTCGCCGAATTTTGGTGAAAGAAGGTGCCAATGGTGATGCCTTTGTTCAGCGCTTTGTTGAGACTGCACAAAAATTAGTAGTAGGTCACTGGAATCAACAACCACAGCCATTTATGGGAGGGGTGATTTCATCTCAAGCTGCCGATCTGATGCTGAAAGCACAACAACAATTATTAGCTCTAGGGGCGACTGCGCTGTTAGAAATGACGCGTCCTAATGCTGAAAGTTCACTACTTACGGCTGGAATTCTTGAGGTTACAAAAGTTGAAGTCCCCGATGAAGAATACTTCGGACCTTTAACCACTATCTGTCGTTATAAAGACTTTGATGAAGCCTTAAGTCTTGCAAACCAGACCCGTTTTGGGCTGTCTGTGGGTTTGGTTTCACCAAATCGGAACTTGTTCGATCGCTTAATTATTGAAGCGCGTGCAGGAATCGTGAACTGGAATAAACCATTAACGGGTGCATCCAGTGCTGCACCTTTTGGAGGTGTAGGGGCTTCTGGGAATCATCGTGCAAGTGCTTTCTATGCAGCCGATTATTGTGCGTGGCCTATAGCTTCATTAGAAAGTGACACAGTTATTTTACCTGAGAAGCTTTCACCTGGTATTTGCTTATAA
- a CDS encoding Lrp/AsnC family transcriptional regulator produces MSEIDQIILGLLKENARMSVTDLAEKTGVSRPTIKSRIDYMESSGIITGYTVRYRPDVEKNIIRAWMSIMVEGTKARSVISELRLDSAVERLHKTNGKWDILVEIQADSLENFDKVLERIRCISGIYNSETSILLSTFKT; encoded by the coding sequence ATGAGCGAAATAGACCAAATAATTCTCGGTTTGCTAAAAGAAAATGCTCGAATGTCTGTCACAGATTTGGCGGAAAAAACGGGGGTATCTCGTCCAACCATCAAGAGCAGAATTGACTATATGGAGTCCTCTGGCATCATCACAGGATATACTGTGCGATACCGTCCAGATGTAGAGAAAAATATTATTCGTGCTTGGATGAGCATCATGGTAGAAGGTACTAAAGCCAGATCGGTCATTAGTGAATTACGTTTAGATTCAGCCGTTGAACGCTTACATAAAACCAATGGGAAATGGGATATTTTGGTTGAAATTCAAGCGGATTCGCTAGAGAATTTTGATAAAGTCTTAGAAAGAATTCGATGCATTTCTGGTATTTATAATAGTGAAACGAGTATCTTGCTCTCGACTTTTAAAACCTAA
- the astA gene encoding arginine N-succinyltransferase yields the protein MMIIRYIREDDINDIYQLAEKAGYGLTSLQPNLEILAAKLKRACDTVRGKLSKADQGYFFVLEDTSINKVVGLCGIEVALGLSEPWYNFHVGTQVHSSKTLNVYKAHQTLFLSNDHTTCSELCTLFLDPDYRKEMNGKFLSKIRFLFIAAFRNIFEKRIVAEMRGYSDEVGNSPFWDAVGHKFFNMEFRKADYLSGTGQKSFIAELMPRYPLYVDMLPAAAQEVIGKVHPNTLPAYKLLLGEGLRFQGYVDIFDGGATLEADVENLRSIKESTVLPIEIVEAATLNEAEPYLISNDHYQDYRGLLIQHDPEQKNIQLTQAQAEQLKVAQGDVVRVLSLNPKEHKA from the coding sequence ATGATGATTATTCGTTATATCCGAGAAGATGATATCAATGACATCTATCAGCTTGCTGAAAAAGCAGGTTATGGGCTTACTTCATTACAGCCCAACTTGGAAATTTTGGCAGCAAAACTGAAACGCGCTTGCGATACCGTGCGCGGCAAACTGAGCAAAGCAGATCAAGGCTATTTCTTTGTTTTAGAAGATACCAGCATTAACAAAGTAGTTGGGCTCTGTGGGATTGAAGTTGCTCTGGGCTTAAGTGAGCCTTGGTACAACTTCCATGTGGGCACTCAAGTACATTCTTCAAAAACACTCAATGTGTATAAAGCACACCAAACCTTGTTTTTAAGCAATGACCATACTACGTGTAGTGAATTATGTACGTTGTTCCTCGATCCTGATTATCGTAAAGAAATGAACGGGAAGTTTCTTTCAAAAATCCGCTTCTTGTTTATTGCAGCATTCAGAAATATTTTTGAAAAACGCATTGTTGCAGAAATGCGCGGATATTCGGACGAAGTCGGCAACTCTCCGTTCTGGGATGCAGTCGGACATAAGTTTTTCAATATGGAATTTAGGAAAGCTGATTATCTTAGCGGTACAGGACAGAAGTCTTTTATTGCAGAACTGATGCCACGCTATCCGTTATATGTCGATATGTTGCCTGCAGCAGCTCAAGAAGTGATTGGCAAAGTCCATCCCAATACCTTACCTGCTTATAAATTATTGTTAGGTGAAGGTTTACGTTTCCAAGGTTATGTCGATATTTTCGATGGTGGCGCGACTTTAGAAGCTGATGTAGAGAACTTACGTTCAATTAAAGAAAGTACTGTTCTTCCAATTGAAATTGTTGAAGCAGCAACTTTGAATGAAGCTGAACCGTATTTAATTTCAAATGACCATTATCAAGACTACCGTGGCCTTTTGATTCAGCATGATCCTGAGCAAAAAAACATACAGTTAACGCAAGCGCAGGCTGAGCAACTCAAAGTAGCTCAGGGTGATGTGGTTCGTGTGTTGTCCTTAAATCCGAAGGAACACAAAGCATGA
- a CDS encoding aspartate aminotransferase family protein — MNNLAVTRKNFNDWMVPVFAPANFILVRGQGSQVWDQNDKQYIDFAGGIAVNALGHAHPVAVQALTEQATQLWHIGNGYTNEPVLRLAKQLVKNTFADKVFFCNSGAEANEAALKLARKVGLLSGHANKNQIVAFKNAFHGRTLFTVTAGGQPKYSQDFAPLPEGIQHTAFNDLEQAKAVINENTCAVIVEPIQGEGGVLPADLEFLKGLRQLCDEHGAVLIFDEVQTGVGRTGSLYAYMNTGVTPDILTTAKALGGGFPIGAMITTNQYANMYAVGDHGTTYGGNPLACAVANAVFEFINTPEVLEGVQQRFDYFVTGLNKINAKFNVFEQIRGQGLLIGCVLKGEHAGQAKNIVNLAGEQGLLALVAGPNVVRFTPSLIIPFEDIDEGLSRFEQALEKFSHELKECA, encoded by the coding sequence ATGAATAACTTAGCAGTGACGCGTAAAAACTTTAATGATTGGATGGTTCCAGTTTTTGCCCCAGCAAATTTTATCTTAGTGCGTGGTCAAGGTTCTCAGGTTTGGGATCAAAATGACAAGCAATATATTGATTTTGCAGGTGGCATTGCAGTAAATGCATTAGGTCATGCACATCCAGTGGCAGTTCAGGCCTTAACGGAACAGGCGACTCAACTTTGGCATATTGGCAATGGTTATACCAATGAACCTGTTCTTCGTTTAGCAAAGCAGCTCGTTAAAAACACATTTGCAGACAAAGTTTTTTTCTGTAATTCAGGTGCAGAAGCAAATGAAGCTGCTTTAAAACTTGCACGCAAAGTCGGTTTGCTCAGTGGTCATGCAAATAAAAATCAAATTGTTGCGTTTAAGAATGCATTTCACGGCCGTACTTTATTCACTGTGACCGCAGGTGGTCAGCCAAAGTATTCTCAAGATTTCGCACCGCTACCAGAAGGTATTCAACATACTGCATTTAATGATTTAGAGCAGGCAAAAGCCGTGATCAATGAAAATACTTGTGCCGTTATTGTTGAACCTATTCAAGGTGAAGGCGGCGTACTTCCTGCTGATCTTGAGTTTTTAAAAGGCTTGCGCCAACTCTGTGATGAACATGGCGCCGTCCTGATTTTTGATGAAGTCCAAACAGGTGTTGGGCGTACAGGCTCTCTCTATGCCTATATGAATACAGGTGTTACTCCTGACATTCTAACCACTGCCAAAGCTTTAGGGGGTGGCTTCCCAATCGGCGCGATGATTACCACAAATCAATACGCCAATATGTATGCAGTGGGTGATCATGGCACAACTTATGGCGGCAACCCATTGGCTTGTGCAGTGGCAAATGCGGTATTCGAATTTATCAACACGCCAGAAGTTTTAGAGGGTGTTCAGCAACGATTTGATTATTTTGTCACTGGTCTAAATAAGATTAATGCGAAATTCAATGTTTTTGAGCAAATTCGTGGTCAAGGTTTACTCATCGGATGCGTCTTGAAAGGAGAACATGCAGGGCAAGCCAAAAATATTGTCAATTTAGCAGGTGAGCAAGGCTTACTGGCGCTGGTTGCAGGTCCAAATGTTGTTCGTTTTACACCTTCACTCATTATTCCATTTGAAGATATCGATGAAGGGTTAAGCCGTTTTGAGCAAGCTCTTGAAAAATTTTCACACGAATTGAAGGAGTGTGCATAA
- a CDS encoding rhodanese-like domain-containing protein, which translates to MTVSQLEFYQAKLNYEMDSWDLFEALSQGQKIIVVDGRSAIAYQHEHIPNAINIPHRSITQETLAHLDQTVLYVTYCDGIGCNASTKTALKMSTLGFQVKELIGGLDWWKRDGYQTMGDNARAGTSIDCGCAG; encoded by the coding sequence ATGACAGTATCACAATTAGAGTTTTATCAAGCCAAGTTAAATTATGAAATGGACTCTTGGGATTTATTTGAAGCATTAAGTCAGGGACAAAAGATTATTGTAGTTGATGGACGCAGTGCTATAGCCTATCAACATGAGCACATTCCAAATGCAATTAATATTCCGCATCGAAGTATTACGCAGGAGACATTAGCTCATTTGGATCAAACTGTGTTGTATGTCACTTATTGTGATGGTATAGGTTGTAATGCCTCGACCAAAACGGCGCTGAAAATGTCGACTTTAGGCTTTCAGGTCAAAGAACTAATTGGTGGTTTGGACTGGTGGAAACGAGATGGCTACCAAACGATGGGTGATAATGCTCGTGCTGGAACGAGTATCGATTGTGGTTGTGCGGGTTAA